In Neofelis nebulosa isolate mNeoNeb1 chromosome 10, mNeoNeb1.pri, whole genome shotgun sequence, one DNA window encodes the following:
- the LOC131488635 gene encoding olfactory receptor 51V1-like, producing the protein MFIKSRGISMSVQPDSKVSNSTFLLTGFPGLEREYPWLSIPFSCIYAMVLLGNCLVLHVIRTEPSLHEPMFYFLAMLALTDLCMGLSTVHTVLGILWGISQEIGLDACIAQTFFVHGLSCMESGVLLAMAFDRFTAICNPLRYTSILTNMRIITIGVAILGRSFLFITAPIVRLKFFHYCHPHILSHSFCLHQDLLRLACSDIRFNSFYALALVICTLFLDSVLILISYISILHSVLTIASRDERLKSLKTCVSHICAVLVFYIPIIGLTMVHRFGKHLSPVVHVLMGNIYILFPPLMNPIIYSVKTQQIRSRIQRWFTKQN; encoded by the coding sequence ATCCATGTCTGTTCAACCTGATTCCAAAGTCAGTAACTCCACCTTTCTCCTTACGGGTTTCCCTGGCCTGGAACGGGAATATCCTTGGCTCTCCATTCCTTTCTCCTGTATCTATGCTATGGTACTCTTAGGGAATTGCCTGGTGTTGCATGTGATCCGGACGGAGCCCAGCTTACATGAGCCCATGTTCTACTTCCTGGCCATGTTGGCCCTCACTGACCTGTGCATGGGGCTGTCCACAGTGCACACGGTGCTCGGGATCCTGTGGGGGATCAGCCAAGAGATTGGTCTGGATGCCTGCATTGCTCAAACCTTCTTTGTTCATGGTCTATCATGCATGGAGTCTGGAGTCCTTCTTGCCATGGCCTTTGATCGCTTTACTGCCATCTGCAATCCTCTGAGATATACATCCATTCTCACCAATATGAGAATCATCACCATTGGTGTGGCCATTCTAGGGAGGAGTTTCCTGTTCATTACTGCTCCCATTGTCCGCCTAAAGTTCTTCCATTACTGCCATCCtcatatcctctcccattccttCTGCCTGCACCAAGACTTACTTCGGCTTGCTTGCTCCGACATCCGCTTCAACAGCTTCTATGCGTTAGCCCTGGTGATCTGCACGCTCTTTTTGGACTCGGTGCTCATTCTCATCTCCTACATCTCGATCCTGCATTCAGTCTTGACTATTGCATCCCGGGACGAGCGGCTCAAGTCCTTGAAGACCTGTGTCTCCCATATCTGTGCTGTTCTGGTTTTCTATATCCCAATTATTGGTTTGACTATGGTGCACCGCTTTGGAAAGCACCTCTCTCCTGTGGTCCATGTCCTCATGGGCAATATCTATATCCTTTTCCCACCCTTGATGAACCCTATCATCTACAGTGTCAAAACCCAACAAATACGTAGCAGGATCCAGAGATGGTTCACTAAACAAAACTGA